GCCCGGAGGCGGCAGCGTGGAATGGCCCATGTGACCACCGGGATCTTACGACAGGAGATGACCCTGAGCCCCCATCTTGGCCCTGCTCTTGAGCCTCACTCAACATTTACCAAACACCTTCTAAGTGCGAGACACAGGGCTCCTCATTCAGGAGACACTGATGGGTCAAGGACACACCTGTCCACAAGGAGCTTCTAGCCAGCAGAGGGGCATTAGGGGACAGTCCCTCGCCCGCAGGCTCTGGCAGAAGCACAAGAACAagctggcaggggctgggcctgggagaACGGAAGGGAGGAGATCCGAGAGCCCATGGCAATGCCTGCTCGAGACCCCCGGGCACACTTACCCCAACCCCACCACAGGGCAGCATCACAAACATCCGCTGTGCCAGGAGCCCTGCGGGGAGAGGCCCAGTGAGTGTGAGCTGAGCCCTCTCAGGCCCCTGCCTGGCgggagcagggaggccctgcAGGGAGGGCCAGGGCGGGCACGCAGggcggggtggggctgggcagcaGGGGCCTAGGAGAGGATTGGGGATGTCCGGAATGCTGGAGGGACaggctgggcagagctgggacacaaGCGCACAGGGAGTGGGCGGACTGGGTGAGCCTGGGGAGGTATGGTGGGGGGCCCCAGACGCCATTGGGCCCCTACCTGCCAGCTTCCCGTTGTCCAGTTTGAGGCGGCTGAGCGGGTTGGTGCCATAGAGGAGCACGTGCCGCTCGGAATGCACAGACTGCAGCTCCTCCAGGGAGGCCTTCCGGCCCCGGAGACACTGGGGAAGGCCCACAGAGCTCAGCCCCCGCTCAGCCCCTTGCCTGCACGACCGCCACCCGCCTGGCCCCTCATCTGCTGGCTCCAgggcctcccaccccctccctgccctcactcTCCCCTCTTCCGATTCCCGATTTCGAAGCCCACACCCTGCCTCCTCACCTCACACTGGCTCCGCAGCCCCCGCTCCTGCAGCCGGGACCAGATGCTCTGGATGCGGCCAGCATGCTCTGGGTGCCTGCTGTTGTCTCCGCAGGAACACTGGTGCTTCAGCATTACGGAGTCATAGACCAGCCCTGCCGGGAGCAGGGGTCAGGGCCCAGATCGCAGATGGAtctcctccacccttcccctctgggccaTGGGCTGCAGACGGAGCACATGCCAGTACCCCACAGCCAGCGCCCACATGGAGCCAGGCCCGGCAACCCCCCTACACCCGCACAGTCCCGCATACCCCATCGTGCCCCTTCACACCCGTACGCACACCCCCAGCCACTTACCCAGGCAGCCTCAGGCAcctcacacacaccccaacacAGCCCCAGACAACACGACTGCCACATGGCCACTGCCTTCCCAACACATTGACCTCCTCACGAGGCCCAATACGTCTACCATGACCTCAAGAGCTCAGAGCCTAACAAAGGGAGGCCTGCTGTCAGGGTCTCACCCTGGATGTAACAACCCAATTAGGCTAGCAAGGGGgagtgagaggagaaagaatcCCTCAGAAACTCCCAAACTGGGCGCTGGCAAGTCCACAGTGACACTGGGCCCCATGCGACAAGACACACGCAGTTTTGGGGAAGTGACTGTTTCAGCCTGACCAGCGGGACGCCCAGAGGAGGGCCCTGCATTCTGCCGGAGGGAGGGTCCCTTTCAGCGCGTCTTGGATATGGGGATCTTCAAAACCCTCACACCATTTGACCCAGGGAGGCCACTCCTTAAGTGACCCTTGGGAAGCAATCCCAGTGATGAGTGAAGatttatgtacaataaaaatCCAAATGAGGGAAAACGAGCAATCATCTGACTGCCCAACCAAGAAGAaatctttaagtaaaaataaaataccatgatgaaatactataaaaatctcatttttaaagattaattacATCACCATGTGTTCATAATATGTTCACTGAATCAGGCAGGGGACAAAACGTAGTCCACGTGTTTAGGGAATTCGTACGTGTACCTATGTCTAGAACAAAGACTGATGAAAGAGAGCAGCATTTGATAGCGGCTGCCTCTGGGTGGTGAGATACTGGTTGGTGATTTTTATGATATTCTTATGCTTTTCCGTATTTTTCAAAACTTCTAAAATGCTTTTGAGTTCTTTTGAcaacagaacaaaaataataaacatcattTTTGAAAGGCTGAACTAGCTGTCAAGAGAGCCAAATTCTTTGCCTGGCCCCATGCCAGCTTGCTATGTGACCAGGAGCTTGTCGCCTTAGATTTCCTGAGCCTGGgtctcctcacctgtgaaatgagaatCATCACCTGCTTCATGGGACGCTGTGTGGATCTAACAAGACCAAGAGAGTGCTCTGTGGCTCGAAAAAATGTCCTGACACCGTGACACAGACCTGGACACATGCCCCGAGCCTCCGTGTGCCCCCAGCCCCATCATCCCACCCGATGCTTGTCTGGTTCTTACCTGTGGTGAAGGGCAGGGTCCTGGCGGGGGTCTCTGAGCTGGGCAGGACGCGGGCCTGGCTGGCAGGCTCTGGGGTTGGCAGTGAGGCAGGCGCAGCTGGGGACGACTGAGCCCTGGACAGGGGCCGGTGACTGCCCTGGGCCAGGGGAAGCAGCACAGAGTCCCCAGTGCTGCCCCGGGGGAGCCGCCCAGCCAGTCGCTGATGGTCCCAGAGGAACACCTGAGGGACACAGGGGCCCTCAGTCCCCAGGTGCTCAGGatcctctgccctctgcttctgCCCAAGGTCTTGGGAACCTCTAGGCAGGCCCCTCTTTGGAGAGATTCCAGGATGCATCTAGCCTTGCCTCCCAGCAGGACTCTGGCCTTTGACTATCTGAGCCCCTTGTCCCACCAGCTCCCCCAAGGTCTGCACCCCAGACTGACCACCCCATTCCACCAGAGCTCCCTGGGCCCACGGGACTCCAAAGCCAGAACCCAGGTGAAGGGCCTCGAGCCCAGCTCTGACCAGGGTCTCCTCGTCTCCAAGGACTATTGGACTGCCCAAGGACATGGGGACCTGGGGGAGCCACTGCACATGGGTCATCTGCTACCACATGTTATGGGCTGAAATGCGTCCCCCTCCCACTTCATATTGATGAAGgaaatcctaacctccagtacctcagcaTGTGACCCTATTTGAAgatagggtctttatagaggtaaccaagttaaaatgaggtcatgagggtgagccTTAATGCAATACAACTcttgtccttataaaaaaggggaaatgtgAACACAGATGTGGACAAAAGGAAGACAGGTGAAGACACAcggagaaggcggccatctacaagccaaggagagagcctggaacagctccttccctcacagccctcagaaggaaccaaccctgacAACACCTAgacttcagacttctagcctccacagCTGTGAGACAAGTTTCTGTCGTTTCAGCCGCCTAGTCTGTGGTgcttgtcacagcagccctaacGAATCAATTCCCATGGCCTGACTCACACGCGGAGAGCGCTCCGAGGGAACGTGGTTCTGCTCCACTTCCTGCCCTCACCACCTGCCTGGAGACAGCACAGCCACtcacagagcagaagtactaGGACAGACATGTGTGTGGCCCTGTGAAAGGCCAGCCTCACTGCTGGACAATGGACGTGGCTTCACCCCGAGGCTGGCAGGCTGCTGGaatgcacatgtatgtgtgtgcgtgtgcatgtatgcatgcaCCTACGTGTGGATCTAGAAGGCAACCATGGGTCTCAAAGCTGTCCCCTGTACTGATAGCCtatctccctcctctccatttGCGCCAGGCCCCACAGTCTCCTGACCATGCCTTCCAAGAGACACCTGGGCACTGCCATACCTGTTGGTGCTGCTGGAGAGGAACAGGGCCCCTGGCCTCATGGTGCCCATGGCTCGACTCCCTGTGTTCCAGGCCGTCATCCCCCACCGGCCCCACTCCCCCACCATCCGTCTCTAGGTCCTCAGCCGAGGGAATCTGCCGCAGTCGGGGCTTCTCACTCTTGgctggcctctggggaggggagatgccCGCTGAGAAGCCATGCTGGTGTGCAGGCTGTGGGCTGGGACATGTGGGCTTGGCGGGGTGGCCGCTCATCTTGGTGGGACTCCAGTGGCCATGCAGCTCTTGGCCTCCAGGAGCCACACCCTCTCTCTAGCCCTCTAGGTCCCTGCCCGTCCTaagcctcctttcttctttcGGTCCCCAGGGCCCCAGTTCCgcagctcctccccacctccttcccccgTTCTCCTCACCTTGGTCAGCTGGATGTGAGGTTTGAGTCGCTCCAGGCggggctgcagggggcccagcGGTGGGGGGGCGGTGGCGCTTGGGGGCAGGGGCTCTGAGCGGGTCCGGCTCAGCGGCCTGTGGAGGCCTGACCCGGAGAGCCGTTCGGTGGTCAGGAAGGACTGGGCAAAGTGGAAGGGCAGGGGCCCAAGCCCGGGCACTGGAAAGAATGGTCGGTGGGGCATAAGGAAGGAACCAGAGGGAGGAATGAGAGGAAGCAGgggcgtggggtggggggcagggactCAGCAGGGAGATGCACTGGATggggggctgcagagggagggggcaggaagcaCGGGACCCTTCCCAAGTTGGACCCTCAGCAGGAGGCAGGGTCCAACTCCTCCCCTGGAGAAGCAGTGGGACTCACCAGTCAGCAGGGGTGCGTGAGGGGCTGAGGGATCCAGGAGGAGAATGGGCTGCAGGCGAGAGGGCAAGGGGCCCCCAGCCTCAGGCTCCAGGCcatggggcaggaagaggggagcATGGGGGCTCCCCAGGACTGGCCCCCGAGGGCCCAGAGTTAGATGGGTCCTGTGGTCACCATCCGcctgggggagaggtggggagaagtcACAGGGGAGAAGATTCGGGCAGAGAGAACATGAAGGTGATGGGGTGAGGCTGTAGGAGAAGAGGGCAAAAGAAGCCGGGAGCTCGGAGTGGGGGAGGGCGCCTCAGCCACTCACCCTGGCAGGGGCGGGCAGCCCCAGCGTGATTGCGGGCAGCAAGGACACTGTCGGCAAGGCGAACGGGGCCACAGAGGTCTCCTGCAGCCGCAGCCGCTGGCCCAAGAGCGCCTGCcatggggagcagggcagggtcACTGGTCCCAGACCTCTCCCCTGGGCATGCCTTCCCCGGAACACCCAGGAGGCTCAGGCGGGCGCGGTTCAGACCCTGTGGCCCCGCCTGCTCAGGGCCGCTTGCTGAGAAGAAGGCTGAGCCTCAGCACTGCCCTGGAGAGCCCAGCCGGCAGGCCTTACCTCTGTGCCCAGGCCGGGGCCGGGGCCATGCTCGCTGTCATTGGGGGAGCTGCACCCCGAGGCTGGCGTGCTGCTGCTACTCGGGGAGGAgtctgagggtggggagagggaagctcAGTCAGAGCCCAGGCTCCTGTCCAGACACCCAGGAACAAACCCCTTCCCCATGGGTGGCCTCTGcttcctgctttcttcccagaaaggcagggagaaggcaggCCACCACTAGACTCCAGTGCCTTCTGacacttttttttaaggtgtCCCTTCTGCGCAGACATCAGCTCAGCCAACAGAGCAGTGGCTGGCTTTCAGCTCCAATTTGTCCCTCTGGTGAGTGCGGAGGACACACCCTGTGCAACCACACACGCAGCCCTGCAGGGGACCCCTGTCTGGGTGGGACCTGACGCAAAGAGACCACACCAGCCACACCAGCCACCCCTCGCCACCCCGCTGGCCCTCACCACCGAGGGTCTCTGCAGGCCGGCGCCGGAGACTGGGCGGGGCGCTCTCCTTTCTGAGCAGCGGATTCTTCCTCCGCTCCAGTGACTTCTTGGGCTTGTAGCGCAGCTTCAGGTTGGGCTCCGAGACTACGAGAGCACCCGTGTTACTGGGCCCCACAGCCACCTTCCTCCTTTCTGCCCATTAGCCCTCTTTCCCTGTCATCACTGAGTTAAGGCAAGAGAAGGCAGTGccagagagaaaaccagaaaactgcCCATGTGCTGACTTTCCCCCTCCTAGCCCGGCCCTCCCTCTCCTCCGCACTCCTGACCCCGGCCAAGGCCCTTCCCCTTAACTCCCCGGGAGGTCCCCACCTGCCTGTGCCACTCACCTGTCTTACGCAGAGGGAAGTGTTCTGGGGGGTCACTGGGCAGGCTGGGAACGGGAGGCAGAAAGCTGCTGAGCATGGAGCGGGCGGCACCTTCCGTCTCCAAGGGCTCAAGAGTTCTGTGGAGTGAGTGCCAAGGCTGCTTCAGTGGGGTGGGGATGCCCAGAGACCTGGCAGCCATCTCATTCCGCACAGGCTCCTTCCCAAGCAGGGGCCCTGGGACCTGCTAGGGGAGTCGGCAGTGCACAGGCCTGGCAGTAGGGGGCCATCTCCAGGTGGCAGCATTGGGTCACTCATCCTACCAGCAGCCCACAATACAGACCTCTGATATGGGCATAGGAGCCAGGGTCCCAGGCTTGGGTGAGGCCCAGAGACACTGGGGACTCTGTCTCCTGTGGGAGGACCCTGATCTAGGAATCAGGATACTTTTGTGCTTAGAgtaagacaaagagagaagggactcacatgcagaagaagaaagccagtgtgatgtgtatgtgtgcgtgtgtaggAAGGAAGGGCCTCAGGTAGGGTGGGGAGAGAgttaaaggagagaagagggcaggtgTCAGCTGTGCTGGGGGTCTGGGAGGCATTATGACTACAAGTAAGGGGTCAGGATCAGGTGACGGacagtggggaggcagagggggtgaGTGTGTGCTCACAGGTTGACATATAGGGAGCAGGCGGGAGAGGGCGTCACCTGTAGGGGATGCTGGGGCTATTGGGATGGACTGTTCTCTCTAAGGCTGCCTGCTGTTTCTTCAAAATCACCTCCGCCAGCTTCTGCTTGACCACACTGCTGGCCACGGCACCTGCAGGGGCAGAGAACTGTGAGTGCGTTGGAGGTGGTGGAGAGGTGGCCTCCCTGGCACATTCTCTGCCCACTGCCCTGTCCACAACCCCAGTACAAGGCATCCCAGGGACTCCTCAGGCAAGAGGCAAGAAGCCTGAGCACCCCCCTGCCCCCGACCTACACTCACAGGCAGAGCCCAGCAAGCAGAGGGAGACCAGGCTGGCatcactcccaccccagccctcacaTGCCAcaagggtgggggcggggggaacaCGCCAGCTGGGAGGTCCCCATCCTTACTTCGCTTGCTCTTGTCCTTATGGAGAAGCTGCCgcagctcctgctcctgctgccccaccTGCAACTCGGGCATCGGCGCATCCATTGAGAGCTGTGGGCAGGGCCAGCCGCCCAGGAAGGGGCAAGGAGTGGAGGACTGAGTCGGGGAGgtgtggggaggctgggggggcggggctgggggcgctgAGCTTAAGGCTGCCACGTGTGCAGGGAGCTCTAACTTTACCCTCATGGGCTCCGCCGAGCGCTGCGGCTGCAGGCCTGTCAGGAAGAGGTGGTGGTGCAGACGCGGGGGGTGCTGCAGGGCCAGCAGCGTGGGCTCCGGTGGGGGCTCCACCGTGGGCCGCTGGCCCACCCGCAGGTCcatgggctggggctgagggcctGGCGTGTCTGCACGGGGCCTGGGGCAGCCTgaggacacacacagagaggGCAGGGTCAGTGGAGAGGTCCTGTACAGGGTCATGGTTACCGCCTGATCGGCCTCCTTCTGGCTCACTGGACAGTGGCGAACACCCTGCGGGGGCCTCTTCCTCACTTCATCCTCCCCACGGTCCTGCAAGCTAGGTATTTTCAATTCCATTTTATCTGGGAGAAAGGAGGTTATATAAACTGTATGGTTAGGCTATCACTGGTGGTGTTCGGATTGAGCTTTCTGGCGCCCAGCTATAGTGCCTTCCCACTAAATATGTTGCCTCTCCAGACTGGGGGCTGTGGGATTTAGAGATGGGCAGAGGTCCTGTGGTGGTACATTCTGGACGCTGCCCAATCCTTCCCTTCTTGTCCCCTGGAATGAGGATTTGGCCCAGCCAAATGAGCTGTGCTCAAAGACAGGCATCAGACAGGCAATCAGTCCCCTTTGTTCGGCCTCCAACCCAAAGGGCCTCACAGGGTTCCCCCTCAGTCGCCACCCTCCCTACTCTGTTCCGGGCTGTAGGAGAAAGAAGCCGTgcgcaaacccacagccagcccTGGCCCGCCACCCTGGGCCTGCACAGCCCGTGGGCCCAGGTGCCTTCATGCCAGCTCTGGGCCTGGCACAGTGAGGACGGCAGGCTCAGCTGCCTCTTCTCCAGTGTCCTCTGCACCCACGCCAGGAACACCGTGCCAAGGCCGTGGGTGCAGGGGCTATTTATAACTAGCTGCCAGACCAGGTTCTATGCCAGCACAGCCAGCTGGGCCAGGCGGGGCCGAGCAGCCAGAGACATTCCGAGGAGCTCAGAGGTGGTGCGGCCACAGGGCGATTATCCTGGAGaaggggaggcaggtgggggtgggagcaggtgccctcagagagctcacaAGCCGGTAACCTTTCTGAAGAGGCCTCCTTCAGCTCAACCAATGCTGGGGATCCCCCATTGGGGCAGCCACAGGCTGTCCTCCGGGCTTGAGGCTGAGGGGACTGGAAGGCATGTGGCAAATCAccagccagggagccaggaaaCGCGGCCTCCAGGCCCAAGGCAACCACTACTAATCATGACCTTAACATCCGTAGCACACGTGCACGGCGCCCGCAGAACACCTTCACCTCATCCCCCGCGTAGTTATTACTATTCTGTTAtcccaaatgaggaaactgaggcttgggcgAAGGGACCTGCTCAAGGCCACCCAGTTCGGGGCAGAATGAGCACGGGTTCTGGTCTGGCCCAGGCCAGTGCTCTGGCTCCCTTTTCTCATCCACTTCCAGGAAGGCACCTCCCTTCAGGGGGGGGAGTTTCACGGGGCAAAGG
This DNA window, taken from Equus przewalskii isolate Varuska chromosome 5, EquPr2, whole genome shotgun sequence, encodes the following:
- the HDAC7 gene encoding histone deacetylase 7 isoform X13; amino-acid sequence: MVNFPSQGLELLEQGSEGCPRPRADTPGPQPQPMDLRVGQRPTVEPPPEPTLLALQHPPRLHHHLFLTGLQPQRSAEPMRVGQQEQELRQLLHKDKSKRSAVASSVVKQKLAEVILKKQQAALERTVHPNSPSIPYRTLEPLETEGAARSMLSSFLPPVPSLPSDPPEHFPLRKTVSEPNLKLRYKPKKSLERRKNPLLRKESAPPSLRRRPAETLGDSSPSSSSTPASGCSSPNDSEHGPGPGLGTEADGDHRTHLTLGPRGPVLGSPHAPLFLPHGLEPEAGGPLPSRLQPILLLDPSAPHAPLLTVPGLGPLPFHFAQSFLTTERLSGSGLHRPLSRTRSEPLPPSATAPPPLGPLQPRLERLKPHIQLTKRPAKSEKPRLRQIPSAEDLETDGGGVGPVGDDGLEHRESSHGHHEARGPVPLQQHQQVFLWDHQRLAGRLPRGSTGDSVLLPLAQGSHRPLSRAQSSPAAPASLPTPEPASQARVLPSSETPARTLPFTTGLVYDSVMLKHQCSCGDNSRHPEHAGRIQSIWSRLQERGLRSQCECLRGRKASLEELQSVHSERHVLLYGTNPLSRLKLDNGKLAGLLAQRMFVMLPCGGVGVDTDTIWNELHSSNAARWAAGSVTDLAFKVASRELKNGFAVVRPPGHHADHSTAMGFCFFNSVAIACRQLQQQGKASKILIVDWDVHHGNGTQQTFYQDPSVLYISLHRHDDGNFFPGSGAVDEVGAGSGEGFNVNVAWAGGLDPPMGDPEYLAAFRIVVMPVAREFSPDLVLVSAGFDAAEGHPAPLGGYHVSAKCFGYMTQQLMSLAGGAVVLALEGGHDLTAICDASEACVAALLGNKVDPLSEEGWKQKPNLNAIRSLEAVIRVHSKYWGCMQRLASCPDSWVPRLPGADAEEVEAVTALASLSVGILAEERPSEQLVEEEEPMNL
- the HDAC7 gene encoding histone deacetylase 7 isoform X3, with translation MVNFPSQGLELLEQGSEGCPRPRADTPGPQPQPMDLRVGQRPTVEPPPEPTLLALQHPPRLHHHLFLTGLQPQRSAEPMRVGQQEQELRQLLHKDKSKRSAVASSVVKQKLAEVILKKQQAALERTVHPNSPSIPYRTLEPLETEGAARSMLSSFLPPVPSLPSDPPEHFPLRKTVSEPNLKLRYKPKKSLERRKNPLLRKESAPPSLRRRPAETLGDSSPSSSSTPASGCSSPNDSEHGPGPGLGTEALLGQRLRLQETSVAPFALPTVSLLPAITLGLPAPARADGDHRTHLTLGPRGPVLGSPHAPLFLPHGLEPEAGGPLPSRLQPILLLDPSAPHAPLLTVPGLGPLPFHFAQSFLTTERLSGSGLHRPLSRTRSEPLPPSATAPPPLGPLQPRLERLKPHIQLTKRPAKSEKPRLRQIPSAEDLETDGGGVGPVGDDGLEHRESSHGHHEARGPVPLQQHQQVFLWDHQRLAGRLPRGSTGDSVLLPLAQGSHRPLSRAQSSPAAPASLPTPEPASQARVLPSSETPARTLPFTTGLVYDSVMLKHQCSCGDNSRHPEHAGRIQSIWSRLQERGLRSQCECLRGRKASLEELQSVHSERHVLLYGTNPLSRLKLDNGKLAGLLAQRMFVMLPCGGVGVDTDTIWNELHSSNAARWAAGSVTDLAFKVASRELKNGFAVVRPPGHHADHSTAMGFCFFNSVAIACRQLQQQGKASKILIVDWDVHHGNGTQQTFYQDPSVLYISLHRHDDGNFFPGSGAVDEVGAGSGEGFNVNVAWAGGLDPPMGDPEYLAAFRIVVMPVAREFSPDLVLVSAGFDAAEGHPAPLGGYHVSAKCFGYMTQQLMSLAGGAVVLALEGGHDLTAICDASEACVAALLGNKVDPLSEEGWKQKPNLNAIRSLEAVIRVHSKYWGCMQRLASCPDSWVPRLPGADAEEVEAVTALASLSVGILAEERPSEQLVEEEEPMNL
- the HDAC7 gene encoding histone deacetylase 7 isoform X5 — encoded protein: MHSPGAGCPRPRADTPGPQPQPMDLRVGQRPTVEPPPEPTLLALQHPPRLHHHLFLTGLQPQRSAEPMRVGQQEQELRQLLHKDKSKRSAVASSVVKQKLAEVILKKQQAALERTVHPNSPSIPYRTLEPLETEGAARSMLSSFLPPVPSLPSDPPEHFPLRKTVSEPNLKLRYKPKKSLERRKNPLLRKESAPPSLRRRPAETLGDSSPSSSSTPASGCSSPNDSEHGPGPGLGTEALLGQRLRLQETSVAPFALPTVSLLPAITLGLPAPARADGDHRTHLTLGPRGPVLGSPHAPLFLPHGLEPEAGGPLPSRLQPILLLDPSAPHAPLLTVPGLGPLPFHFAQSFLTTERLSGSGLHRPLSRTRSEPLPPSATAPPPLGPLQPRLERLKPHIQLTKRPAKSEKPRLRQIPSAEDLETDGGGVGPVGDDGLEHRESSHGHHEARGPVPLQQHQQVFLWDHQRLAGRLPRGSTGDSVLLPLAQGSHRPLSRAQSSPAAPASLPTPEPASQARVLPSSETPARTLPFTTGLVYDSVMLKHQCSCGDNSRHPEHAGRIQSIWSRLQERGLRSQCECLRGRKASLEELQSVHSERHVLLYGTNPLSRLKLDNGKLAGLLAQRMFVMLPCGGVGVDTDTIWNELHSSNAARWAAGSVTDLAFKVASRELKNGFAVVRPPGHHADHSTAMGFCFFNSVAIACRQLQQQGKASKILIVDWDVHHGNGTQQTFYQDPSVLYISLHRHDDGNFFPGSGAVDEVGAGSGEGFNVNVAWAGGLDPPMGDPEYLAAFRIVVMPVAREFSPDLVLVSAGFDAAEGHPAPLGGYHVSAKCFGYMTQQLMSLAGGAVVLALEGGHDLTAICDASEACVAALLGNKVDPLSEEGWKQKPNLNAIRSLEAVIRVHSKYWGCMQRLASCPDSWVPRLPGADAEEVEAVTALASLSVGILAEERPSEQLVEEEEPMNL
- the HDAC7 gene encoding histone deacetylase 7 isoform X19; its protein translation is MVNFPSQGLELLEQGSEGCPRPRADTPGPQPQPMDLRVGQRPTVEPPPEPTLLALQHPPRLHHHLFLTGLQPQRSAEPMRLSMDAPMPELQVGQQEQELRQLLHKDKSKRSAVASSVVKQKLAEVILKKQQAALERTVHPNSPSIPYRTLEPLETEGAARSMLSSFLPPVPSLPSDPPEHFPLRKTVSEPNLKLRYKPKKSLERRKNPLLRKESAPPSLRRRPAETLGDSSPSSSSTPASGCSSPNDSEHGPGPGLGTEADGDHRTHLTLGPRGPVLGSPHAPLFLPHGLEPEAGGPLPSRLQPILLLDPSAPHAPLLTVPGLGPLPFHFAQSFLTTERLSGSGLHRPLSRTRSEPLPPSATAPPPLGPLQPRLERLKPHIQLTKRPAKSEKPRLRQIPSAEDLETDGGGVGPVGDDGLEHRESSHGHHEARGPVPLQQHQQGSHRPLSRAQSSPAAPASLPTPEPASQARVLPSSETPARTLPFTTGLVYDSVMLKHQCSCGDNSRHPEHAGRIQSIWSRLQERGLRSQCECLRGRKASLEELQSVHSERHVLLYGTNPLSRLKLDNGKLAGLLAQRMFVMLPCGGVGVDTDTIWNELHSSNAARWAAGSVTDLAFKVASRELKNGFAVVRPPGHHADHSTAMGFCFFNSVAIACRQLQQQGKASKILIVDWDVHHGNGTQQTFYQDPSVLYISLHRHDDGNFFPGSGAVDEVGAGSGEGFNVNVAWAGGLDPPMGDPEYLAAFRIVVMPVAREFSPDLVLVSAGFDAAEGHPAPLGGYHVSAKCFGYMTQQLMSLAGGAVVLALEGGHDLTAICDASEACVAALLGNKVDPLSEEGWKQKPNLNAIRSLEAVIRVHSKYWGCMQRLASCPDSWVPRLPGADAEEVEAVTALASLSVGILAEERPSEQLVEEEEPMNL
- the HDAC7 gene encoding histone deacetylase 7 isoform X16, producing MVNFPSQGLELLEQGSEGCPRPRADTPGPQPQPMDLRVGQRPTVEPPPEPTLLALQHPPRLHHHLFLTGLQPQRSAEPMRLSMDAPMPELQVGQQEQELRQLLHKDKSKRSAVASSVVKQKLAEVILKKQQAALERTVHPNSPSIPYRTLEPLETEGAARSMLSSFLPPVPSLPSDPPEHFPLRKTVSEPNLKLRYKPKKSLERRKNPLLRKESAPPSLRRRPAETLGDSSPSSSSTPASGCSSPNDSEHGPGPGLGTEALLGQRLRLQETSVAPFALPTVSLLPAITLGLPAPARADGDHRTHLTLGPRGPVLGSPHAPLFLPHGLEPEAGGPLPSRLQPILLLDPSAPHAPLLTVPGLGPLPFHFAQSFLTTERLSGSGLHRPLSRTRSEPLPPSATAPPPLGPLQPRLERLKPHIQLTKVFLWDHQRLAGRLPRGSTGDSVLLPLAQGSHRPLSRAQSSPAAPASLPTPEPASQARVLPSSETPARTLPFTTGLVYDSVMLKHQCSCGDNSRHPEHAGRIQSIWSRLQERGLRSQCECLRGRKASLEELQSVHSERHVLLYGTNPLSRLKLDNGKLAGLLAQRMFVMLPCGGVGVDTDTIWNELHSSNAARWAAGSVTDLAFKVASRELKNGFAVVRPPGHHADHSTAMGFCFFNSVAIACRQLQQQGKASKILIVDWDVHHGNGTQQTFYQDPSVLYISLHRHDDGNFFPGSGAVDEVGAGSGEGFNVNVAWAGGLDPPMGDPEYLAAFRIVVMPVAREFSPDLVLVSAGFDAAEGHPAPLGGYHVSAKCFGYMTQQLMSLAGGAVVLALEGGHDLTAICDASEACVAALLGNKVDPLSEEGWKQKPNLNAIRSLEAVIRVHSKYWGCMQRLASCPDSWVPRLPGADAEEVEAVTALASLSVGILAEERPSEQLVEEEEPMNL
- the HDAC7 gene encoding histone deacetylase 7 isoform X28 — protein: MHSPGAGCPRPRADTPGPQPQPMDLRVGQRPTVEPPPEPTLLALQHPPRLHHHLFLTGLQPQRSAEPMRVGQQEQELRQLLHKDKSKRSAVASSVVKQKLAEVILKKQQAALERTVHPNSPSIPYRTLEPLETEGAARSMLSSFLPPVPSLPSDPPEHFPLRKTVSEPNLKLRYKPKKSLERRKNPLLRKESAPPSLRRRPAETLGDSSPSSSSTPASGCSSPNDSEHGPGPGLGTEADGDHRTHLTLGPRGPVLGSPHAPLFLPHGLEPEAGGPLPSRLQPILLLDPSAPHAPLLTVPGLGPLPFHFAQSFLTTERLSGSGLHRPLSRTRSEPLPPSATAPPPLGPLQPRLERLKPHIQLTKVFLWDHQRLAGRLPRGSTGDSVLLPLAQGSHRPLSRAQSSPAAPASLPTPEPASQARVLPSSETPARTLPFTTGLVYDSVMLKHQCSCGDNSRHPEHAGRIQSIWSRLQERGLRSQCECLRGRKASLEELQSVHSERHVLLYGTNPLSRLKLDNGKLAGLLAQRMFVMLPCGGVGVDTDTIWNELHSSNAARWAAGSVTDLAFKVASRELKNGFAVVRPPGHHADHSTAMGFCFFNSVAIACRQLQQQGKASKILIVDWDVHHGNGTQQTFYQDPSVLYISLHRHDDGNFFPGSGAVDEVGAGSGEGFNVNVAWAGGLDPPMGDPEYLAAFRIVVMPVAREFSPDLVLVSAGFDAAEGHPAPLGGYHVSAKCFGYMTQQLMSLAGGAVVLALEGGHDLTAICDASEACVAALLGNKVDPLSEEGWKQKPNLNAIRSLEAVIRVHSKYWGCMQRLASCPDSWVPRLPGADAEEVEAVTALASLSVGILAEERPSEQLVEEEEPMNL